AAACGCTTAAAAACGGCACAAAAAAGGGTAAAATCGCAAACACATACAAAAACGAGCGCACTTTTTTCGTGTCTGCGTTTTGGTGCACTAAAGCATGCAAGGATAAAAGAGCGTCTGTGATAGAAACCGCAGGCTTGTTTTGATAGATGGTGTCTAAAACTTTAGGGCGGAAATTTTTGAGCGTTTTAAAGGTTTCTAAACGCGTGGTGTTTAAAGCGTTTGCACCCAGTTCAAAACTTAAGGGCATTTCATAGATGGTAGTGTCATGCAAGATCCAATATTTGTCTTCAAAAAAAGCTTCTTTAGCTTCAGCATAAGATTCTAAAGTCTTATCTTTTAGGCGAAACACCTTGATATTTTGGGCTTTTTGCAATAAGGGGTTAATCTTATCAAAATACACGTAATCGTCATTATATTTCACTAACAAATGCTCTGAAACGCTCAAAGAATTGTCTTTATAGATCAAATTTTGCGTTTTCTCTTCCATATACACAAAAGGAGTCGCATTCAACCCCACATAAACGGCCGTGAAAAACAAGCTAATCAAAAAAATAGGGCTTAAAATCTGGCATTTGGAAAAGCCAATGGAGAGCAGGGCGGTGTATTGG
The Helicobacter pylori genome window above contains:
- a CDS encoding LptF/LptG family permease, which produces MRLFRFVGWYYFKYFLIVLLALELFFVGIDSLKYADKMPDSANMIILFFTYDILFALNYTLPISLLLAMVLFYIAFIKSNQYTALLSIGFSKCQILSPIFLISLFFTAVYVGLNATPFVYMEEKTQNLIYKDNSLSVSEHLLVKYNDDYVYFDKINPLLQKAQNIKVFRLKDKTLESYAEAKEAFFEDKYWILHDTTIYEMPLSFELGANALNTTRLETFKTLKNFRPKVLDTIYQNKPAVSITDALLSLHALVHQNADTKKVRSFLYVFAILPFFVPFLSVLIAYFSPSLARYENLALLGLKFIIITLVVWGLFFALGKFSISGILIPEIGVLSPFFVFLSLSLWYFKKLNKRL